CGTCAACGACGGGGCCGAGGTTTACCACCTGCATGTGGGGGATGTTCTTGTCATCCAGGTAAATGATGAACTTGGCGCTCTGGGCGGCCAGGATGGCGCGCGGGGGCACCAGCGTGGCGTTTTCCAGCGTCTTCACCGTGGCGCGGACGCGGACGAACATGCCGGGCCGCAGCGTCAGGTTCGGGTTGGGGATGTGGCCTACGATGTTGATCGTGCCGGTCTGGGCGTCCACGTTTCTGTCAATGGCTACGGGCTCGCCCTGCATGGGGAATTCCGTGCCGTTGGCCAGGATCACGTCAAACTTGAGGTGCTTCTGCTTGGTCAGGTTGCTGTCCATGGAGTTCAGGAAATCCTGTTCACTCACGGAGAAGTCCACGCGGATGGGGTCAATGGCGGAAATGGTGGTCAGCGGGTTGGGGCTGGAGGGCGTCAGCAGGTTGCCGATGGAAGGGGTGGCGAGGCCCGCCAGGCCGGAAATGGGGGCCGTGATGGTGGTGAATTTAAGATTGATTTTCGCTTCATCCACCTGGGCCTTGGCCGTGGCGATGGCGGCTTCCGTCTCCTGGACCTGCTGCAGGGCGTCGTCCAGCTGCTTGCGGCTGACGGAACCGGTCTTCACCAGCGGCGTGTAGCGGTCCACATCCAGCTTGTACTTCTTCAGCGTGGCTTCATATTGTTCCAGGCGCCCCTGGGCCTGGTCCAGCGTCGCCTGGAACGGGCGGGGGTCAATCTGGAAAAGTACCTGGCCTTTTTTGACGTAGGCGCCGTCCTTGTAATCCTTGGAAAGAAGGTAGCCCGTCACCTGGGAGCGGATTTCAGCATCTTCCGTGCCGCGCAGGGTACCCACCCATTCCTGCCTGATGGGAACATCCTTGGTCACCAGCTTGGTTACCTGCACTTCGGGAACGAGCGACGGCATCTGGCCTGCGGCGTCCTTTTTTCCTTCACAGGACGTTAAAATCATCACCGGAGAGCACAGGAGCAGGGTTGTGGCGGCAATCGTCAAAGGCTTGTTGTACATAAATGAAATGCGGTTGGTTGCAACTGGTGCCGGAAGATGCGGCAGAGCAGGCGAATTTTGCTTCTTTTTCTCATAAAGTCAACGCAAAGATGTGTTCTGCTATTCGTGAAATATCCGTAACATGTGCATATTGAACGGATAATTTAATTGAACAAATGTATAATATGTTGACTGCGGAATGTGTCTGCCGCGGCAGCCGCTTTCCGGGCGTCTGCACGCCTGCGGTCAGGAGGACAGCCGCCTTTTGCGGAGCATGGCGTCCATGGACGGTTTTCTGCCCATGAACTCAGTGAACTGCTGCATGGGCGGGACCGTATATCCTTTCTCCAGAATGGCTTTCCGGAATTTTCCTGCGGTCTCCCTGTCCGGTCCTCCCGCGCGTTCAAAGGCTTCAAAAATGTCCTTGTCCAGCACTTCCGCCCAGCGGTACGCAAAGTAAAAGGAGGCATAGCCCGCGGGAGAGGAAAACAAATGACGGGCCGTGCGCAGCTTGCCGGTACGTTTGAAATCCTTGAAATAATCCATATCTCCGGCTACGGCGACGTCCACGCCGTCAAGGGGGCCGGCGGCGAAGCGCTCCGGCTCCAGATGCACGGCCAGGTCCGTTTTAGCGTACAGGAGCTGGCCCGCCAGGGTGATGGCGGGCGTGTTGCCGCGGGAAGCTTCCAGGGCGCGCAGCATATCCTCCGGAATGGGGAGCCCCGTTTTCTCATGGCGCGCGAAGCTTTTCAGCACGTCCGGATGCCAGCACCAGTTCTCCATGAACTGGGAGGGGACTTCCACAAAATCCCTCGGTACGCTGGTGCCGGCCAGGGAGGGGATGGAGACCCTGGTGAACATCAGGTGGAGCAAATGGCCGAATTCATGGAACAAAATCCTGGCTTCCTGATGGGAAAGAAGCGGTGCGGCGTCTCCCGCAGGCGGCTGGATATTAAGGCAGACCATGCCCAGGCGGGGCTTGCCCGGGTTCTCTCGCGTGGACGGGCTCCCCGTATCCAGGGCGTTCATCCATGCTCCGGCCCTTTTGCTGCTGCGGGAAAAAAGGTCCAGGTAAAAAGACCCCAGGCGGTTGCCCTTTTCATCATCTATGGTGAAGAAACGGACGTCCGGATTCCAGAGCTCCACGGCTCCGGCGCCCTTCCCGGCGGGAACCTCCGCCACCCGGATGCCGTACAACTGTTCCGCCAGGGAAAACAGGCCTTTCATGACACGGGGGAGGGGGAAGTAACGGCGCAGTTCTTCCGGGTCCAGCCGGAACTGCTCCTTTGCCTGAAGGCTGGCGTAATACGCCATGTCCCAGGGATTCAGGCGGGCGTTTTCCTGTTCCGTAAGACGGGCCTTCAGGCGGCGCAGGGTTTCCATTTCACGGAAAAAGGGGGCTTTTACCTTGTCCAGCAGCTCATTCACGAACTTCATGGCGTTCTCTCCGTTCCCCGCCATGCTCTCCCGCAGGGCATAAGCCGGATACGTTCCATACCCGCACAAATGCGCCTTTTCAGCACGCAGGGCAAGAATGTCGCGGATGACCGGCTCCGTGTCACAGGCCCCAGTGGCGACGGTCTGGAAATGCTCCCACAGCTCCTTCCGGCATTCCTCACGGCGCGCCTTCTCCATCACGCGGGCCGCGGCCGCGGAATCCAGGGTAAAGGTCCAGCCCGGGCCGGAGTGGCCGGGATTCCGTTTTTTGAACTCATCCTGCGCCTGTTGAAGAGCTGTCCGGTCTATCCCTTCCAGCAGGGAGGCGTCCTGCACCGTCCATGACCACGCTTTCCGCGCATCCATGTACAGGTTATTGAAACGCTGGGTAGCGAGGGCAAGTTCCCGGTCAATGGCTTCAAGCCGGGCGCGCCGGTCCGGGGGAAGGTCCGCCCCGTTGTCCCGGAAGCTCTGCATGGTGAGCTCCATGTACCGTTTCTGTTCAGGGTCCAGGTTAGCCGTCCGCAGCCGGGATTCCGCGGTTTTCAGGACGTTCCACAGGGCCTGGTTCTTGGTGATGGAGGAAAGGAAGGCGGAGACGCGGGGAGCGGCGGAATCCATGGCCTTGCGGAGTTCCGCGCTGTCGCACAGGCTTTTCAGGACGTAAGCCTTGCGCATGCCTTCCAGCAGGGGGGCATTGCTATTTTCCAGCGCCTGGAAGGTATTCTCATAAGTCATCTCTTCCGGCCGGAGGCGGCTGATCCGGTCCACGGCGGCTTGCGTGAGGCGCATGGCTTCCCGGATATCCGGTTCCAGGCGGTCGGGCGTCAGAAGGCTCCAGCGGATGGGGCGGGAATTGTCCAGAAAAGGATGGCCGGAGGAAGACGCCGGAAAGGGCAGGGAACAGAAAAGAAAAAGAATCAGGGGGAGAAAATAATGCCGCAGAGACCGCATGGGGGTATCCTAACGGAAGCGCCGCACTCCTTCAAGCTTCATGCTTTTCGTGTCTGCATCAGGGAAAAAACGGGGCCCCGGTCTTGAATGGAACCGTATTTGCATGTATGAACAAAGGCGATGTCCACCAAAATCTTTCTCTACGATACCACGTTGCGCGACGGCGCACAGAGTGAAGACGTCAATCTGAGCGCGACGGACAAGGTCCGCATCGCCCGGCAGTTGGATTATCTGGGTATGGACTACATTGAGGGGGGCTGGCCCGGCGCCAACCCGGTGGAGACGGAATTTTTCAAGGCCATGAAGGACGTGGAACTCAGGAAAGCGAAGCTTGCCGCCTTCGGCAGCACGCACCATCCCGCCCACACTCCGGAGACGGACCCTACGCTGAACGCCCTGGTTTCCTGCGGCGCCCGGGTGGCCGCCATCTTCGGCAAATCCTGCCCCCGCCATGTGGAAGTGGCGCTGGGCATCTCCCGGGAGCGGAATCTGGAAATCATCGGCAATTCCATCTCCTACCTTAAAAAGAATCTGGAAGAAGCCTTTTTTGATGCGGAGCACTTTTTTGACGGTTTCAAGCGGGACCCGGAATACGCTCTGGCCGTGCTCCGCGCCGCCCATGAGCACGGAGCGGACTGCCTGGTCCTGTGTGATACCAACGGAGGCGCCATGCCGGAGGAAATCGGCGCCATCATCCGGACGGTCCGTGAACGCCTGCCGCAGGCCTCCCTGGGCATTCACGCCCACAATGACTGTGAACTGGCCGTCGCCAACAGCCTGGCCGCCGTCAGAAACGGAGCCATTCAGGTGCAGGGGACTGTGAACGGTATCGGGGAGCGCTGCGGAAACGCCAACCTGTGCTCCGTCATTCCCAACCTTCAGGTGAAGATGGAAGGCTTTTCCTGCCTCAGCGACGCCTCTCTGACGCGGCTCAAATCGACCGCCGCCTTCGTTTCGGAAGTCTCCAACCTGGCTCCCTTCCGCCGGCAGCCCTTTGTGGGGAACGCCGCCTTCGCCCACAAGGGGGGCGTGCACGTGAGCGCCATTATGAAGGACTCCGCCCTGTACGAGCACATTGACCCCTCCCTGGTGGGGAACGCCCAGCGCGTGCTGATGACGGAGCAGGGCGGCAAGAGCAACATCCTCTCCCTGTCCCGCACCTTAGGCTTTGAACTGGAAAAGGGAGACCCCCTGCTGGACGTGCTCTCCGCCGCCGTGAAAAAAAACGCCGCGCTGGGATATGACTATGTGGCCGCTCCGGCCAGCGCGGAACTGCTCTTCCTGCGGCACATGCCGGACAGCGCCCTGAAGCCGTACTTCAACATCCTGCGCACCGTGGTTCTTACCTCCCGCCATGAAATGGATCCGGACATGATGGTGGAAGCCTCCCTCAAGCTGGACGTCCACGGCAACGTGGAGCATACCGCCGCCGGCGGCTTCGGCCCCGTGCATGCGCTGGACCGCGCCTTGCGCCGCGCCCTGACGCGCTGGTACCCGGAACTGGAGCAAATGCACCTGATCGACTACAAGGTGCGCGTGCTCTCCCCCACCCGGACGAACATTCCGGACGCGGCGGAAGAAAACGGCACCGGCTCCAATGTCCGCGTGCTCATTGAATCCTCGGACGGCGTCGCTACCTGGACTACGGTGGGCGTCTCCTACAACATCATTGAGGCCAGCCTGGAAGCCCTGGCGGACGCCGTCACGTACAAGCTCTACAAGACGGAGCAGGCCAGATGGCGCGCGGAATGCTGATGGACGGCGCGTCCTCCAGGGAGCTGAAAGCCGTTTTGATATTGGTGCTTGGATAAATTCTTTGAAAGGTTTTCCGTATTAAGGAGGCTGTCTCTTTTCCAGAAACGAGGTAAGAATTTCTCCCATGGAAAAGAGTGAAAAGGTTATTAGAAAGAAGTAATTACATTGTTTTCTATTGTTTCCGTTATGGAAGATAATATGTTATTTCTAAACATATAGTTACATCTTCTTATCCAATAAATATCATAGAAAGAATCAAATGAAAGCGATGAACAGCCTCCTGCACTGGCGCGTTTAGGCACTCAACCGGCCGAATACTTCACCAACATCAGCCGAGGATGCAGGGAATTGAGGATTCATTCATCCAGTTCTATGAATGCCATAAACGGCCTTAAGAGTTGGAAAGACCTGCCCTCCATGCATAAGACATCCTCAAACAACATCGCTCTAAGCTAACCAAGCCTTCTGGAGTGGTTGCTCCATACTTGCAAAAGAATACTGTCATATTGAACAGCTCTTGAAACTGGATAAACATATATAAGGTTTACTAACCTGTCGTTCATTTTAAGGTTCTTTATCTGCTTAGATATATTCTTATTCGCCATAAAACTATTTTAACGTAGTTTTTTCATCAACATTTTAAATACGCCCTTCACAGCCAGGTAAATATAAAAAATAAATGTATGAATAAACCCCCATGAGCATCCATAGTCCAAAATTAAAGGAATGCCCGCGATGTCATTAAGACTTTTATAAGCCGGCAGGGAAAATGCTATGCAGATGCTCACACCTCCTACCAGAGGAATCCATGATGCATTAGTCTTTCTTAAGATATATCTTTTGATAAAAATAATCCAATTATAAATGATAACTAAAGTCCCTATGAGAATTAGAAACCAAAATAATGATTGATATATTATATTGTAAATCATAGTTAACATTAGTTTTTTGGAGGGGTGTAAATTCTTTGTTTAGCAGGAAGAAGTCGTTTGAAGAATCCATCAAGTCCTTTACCAGTAGGACACGAAAGAGAGCTTTTAGGAACCACATAGCTTCTTACGTTCCATACAGGTGCAAATAGATTTTTCAAACCTGGCTGCCATTTTCCGGACCACATATAATTCCATACGGTTGGAGTGCCTTCCATTACCCATGAATTTGGGGTTAGATCCGATCCCCATCGTGAGACTGTTGTCACTTCAATCTCAGTAGATTCAACTAATACTTTTGGGCAACATTTTGTCGCCGGCGTAGTAAAAGCCTTAGCTCCTAAAGCTACTTCTGCACCAGCAGCAATGCTATTTGCCGCTTCCGTTGGAACTCCTACAGATTCAGCGCCTTGAACTATGGCTTTATAAGTCATTGTCGAATCAAATTCGCCGGTAATAATCACACGAATACCTGTACTTGCCACATCACTCCCATGGACAAACAGAACTACTCCTCCAGCTGTTGTTACAGGTTCGGGGGTAAAAATGCCAATTGCTCCTGCAGTTGCTTCAAATCCTCCTCCAACTACTTGTAATACCCCTGTTGCTCTATTGACAACCTTGTATTCTCTGTCTATTTTTTTAATTTTTTCAACAGTCAGTGTTGCTGTACGCTTAGTTCCCTGCCATACTAAATTGGCATTGTGTTTGGTGCCATCTATCCACCACTGTAAATCACGGCCAAGATAA
This DNA window, taken from Akkermansia muciniphila, encodes the following:
- a CDS encoding efflux RND transporter periplasmic adaptor subunit, with product MYNKPLTIAATTLLLCSPVMILTSCEGKKDAAGQMPSLVPEVQVTKLVTKDVPIRQEWVGTLRGTEDAEIRSQVTGYLLSKDYKDGAYVKKGQVLFQIDPRPFQATLDQAQGRLEQYEATLKKYKLDVDRYTPLVKTGSVSRKQLDDALQQVQETEAAIATAKAQVDEAKINLKFTTITAPISGLAGLATPSIGNLLTPSSPNPLTTISAIDPIRVDFSVSEQDFLNSMDSNLTKQKHLKFDVILANGTEFPMQGEPVAIDRNVDAQTGTINIVGHIPNPNLTLRPGMFVRVRATVKTLENATLVPPRAILAAQSAKFIIYLDDKNIPHMQVVNLGPVVDGMQVVNIVPMPHSTFTKDSPIVVEGIMQAAKVQGQEPVKPLPYKPVVSQPVLPSVGAQSFEKAKTPEGMKHDEAQPAAK
- a CDS encoding M3 family metallopeptidase, whose amino-acid sequence is MRSLRHYFLPLILFLFCSLPFPASSSGHPFLDNSRPIRWSLLTPDRLEPDIREAMRLTQAAVDRISRLRPEEMTYENTFQALENSNAPLLEGMRKAYVLKSLCDSAELRKAMDSAAPRVSAFLSSITKNQALWNVLKTAESRLRTANLDPEQKRYMELTMQSFRDNGADLPPDRRARLEAIDRELALATQRFNNLYMDARKAWSWTVQDASLLEGIDRTALQQAQDEFKKRNPGHSGPGWTFTLDSAAAARVMEKARREECRKELWEHFQTVATGACDTEPVIRDILALRAEKAHLCGYGTYPAYALRESMAGNGENAMKFVNELLDKVKAPFFREMETLRRLKARLTEQENARLNPWDMAYYASLQAKEQFRLDPEELRRYFPLPRVMKGLFSLAEQLYGIRVAEVPAGKGAGAVELWNPDVRFFTIDDEKGNRLGSFYLDLFSRSSKRAGAWMNALDTGSPSTRENPGKPRLGMVCLNIQPPAGDAAPLLSHQEARILFHEFGHLLHLMFTRVSIPSLAGTSVPRDFVEVPSQFMENWCWHPDVLKSFARHEKTGLPIPEDMLRALEASRGNTPAITLAGQLLYAKTDLAVHLEPERFAAGPLDGVDVAVAGDMDYFKDFKRTGKLRTARHLFSSPAGYASFYFAYRWAEVLDKDIFEAFERAGGPDRETAGKFRKAILEKGYTVPPMQQFTEFMGRKPSMDAMLRKRRLSS
- the cimA gene encoding citramalate synthase, producing MSTKIFLYDTTLRDGAQSEDVNLSATDKVRIARQLDYLGMDYIEGGWPGANPVETEFFKAMKDVELRKAKLAAFGSTHHPAHTPETDPTLNALVSCGARVAAIFGKSCPRHVEVALGISRERNLEIIGNSISYLKKNLEEAFFDAEHFFDGFKRDPEYALAVLRAAHEHGADCLVLCDTNGGAMPEEIGAIIRTVRERLPQASLGIHAHNDCELAVANSLAAVRNGAIQVQGTVNGIGERCGNANLCSVIPNLQVKMEGFSCLSDASLTRLKSTAAFVSEVSNLAPFRRQPFVGNAAFAHKGGVHVSAIMKDSALYEHIDPSLVGNAQRVLMTEQGGKSNILSLSRTLGFELEKGDPLLDVLSAAVKKNAALGYDYVAAPASAELLFLRHMPDSALKPYFNILRTVVLTSRHEMDPDMMVEASLKLDVHGNVEHTAAGGFGPVHALDRALRRALTRWYPELEQMHLIDYKVRVLSPTRTNIPDAAEENGTGSNVRVLIESSDGVATWTTVGVSYNIIEASLEALADAVTYKLYKTEQARWRAEC